One segment of Polyodon spathula isolate WHYD16114869_AA chromosome 20, ASM1765450v1, whole genome shotgun sequence DNA contains the following:
- the LOC121295625 gene encoding uncharacterized protein LOC121295625 yields MDAQAVAVSCPICKRTLDVMQRCTRCRKVYYCSKDCQLKHWPLHKTVCGNPIVKAPPGSSSARCSSSAGLALQGDDDRGAAKVLGCSVTIKVKHNTLKHTLQLPEGTTGLDCYGLISRHLRVPAEKMRLVSKGKLVRRCNIVDFLNESAVFHAFGRQSECEDGLDERDIEVLMTQLSVERNVAVRVLHKTGGVINAMSLLSDSM; encoded by the exons ATGGATGCTCAGGCAGTAGCGGTCAGCTGCCCGATATGTAAACGGACTCTAGATGTTATGCAACGATGTACGAGGTGCAGAAAGGTGTATTACTG ctctaaAGACTGTCAGCTGAAGCACTGGCCTCTTCACAAGACAGTGTGCGGCAATCCCATTGTTAAAGCGCCGCCGGGGAGCAGCTCCGCTCGGTGCAGCTCATCAGCAGGGCTTGCACTGCAGGGGGATGATGACAGGGGTGCCGCGAAGGTCCTAGGCTGCTCCGTTACCATTAAAGTGAAGCACAACACGCTAAAGCACACGCTGCAGCTCCCCGAAGGCACCACCGGCCTCGACTGCTATGGACTGATTTCAAGGCATCTGCGGGTCCCCGCTGAGAAGATGAGGCTAGTCTCCAAAGGGAAACTGGTGCGCAGGTGCAACATTGTGGACTTTCTGAATGAAAGCGCCGTGTTTCATGCTTTCGGGAGGCAGTCGGAGTGCGAGGATGGTTTGGACGAGCGGGATATTGAAGTGCTGATGACCCAGCTGTCAGTGGAACGCAATGTGGCCGTCAGAGTCCTCCACAAAACCGGGGGTGTGATCAACGCAATGAGCCTCCTCTCTGACAGCATGTAG